The Halovivax ruber XH-70 genome includes the window CCACTGGGACAATTCCAGATACAAACGCCTCTACAACTTCTTCTGGATTCCTCGCGTACCATCCTCTTTCCTCTTCCTTCCTGCCAACACCTTCATATTGTATAGTAACATAGAAATCAATGTCATAACTAAAACTGAGGCAAGAATAATAGACGTCATTGGGGATAAATCGTTTTTGAAGACATTGTATGCACCCCACCACAGGCCTAGACTGGCGCCTACTGCTGGGAGTACCAAAGCTGAAAACTGCAGAAAACCCTTACCAATAGACAGGAGTAGCGATTTCTTGCTTGTCAATGGTAATCAGTACAGTCGTGCTTTTAAAATAGTTTTTCCTTTTGATAACACATTTCCCAGAACTCGTGTTCGAGGCGGGCACTCGTCAGGAACGCCTCGCGCATGGCCTCGCGCTCGCCGGGGTTGCGCTCGGCGCAGTCGTCCACGAGCGTGCGCAGCCAGTCGGCCACTTCGTAAAACTCGTCGCTGGTGTACATCTCGATGAACGGCGTGTACCGGTGCTCCTCGTCGGCCAGTTCGGCCATGTGTTCGGCCACGTCGAGGTAGCCCTGTCCGCAGGGGTAGACCGCGGCGGCGATCTCGGGTAGCGTCCCTTCGTGGGCCGTGCGGACGAGGAAGTTGGTGTAGGCGACGCAGGTCGGTGCTTTTACCGTCGAATCGAGGTCCTCCCGGGGGATACCGTAGTCCGCTGCGAACTCGCGGTGAAAGTCCATCTCGGTGTGGAGGGTGGTGTGGGCGACGTTCAGCAGGCCGGCCATCCGCTCCTCCTGTCGGGCCTTCGTCGCCGCGATGGCGAAGGTGCGCGCGTAGTCCAGCAGGTACCGGTAGTCCTGTTCCACCCAGTGACGGAAGGCGTCGGGATCGAGCGTCCCGTCGGCCAGTTCCGTGACGAACGGGTGCTCGTACTGCGCTTCCCAGATCTCGGCGCCGGCGTCGAGGAGTTCGTCGCTGAAAGCCATACAGGGACGTTGGGCAGCCTGCGTAATAGGTGGTGGTAGTATCGAGTTGTCGATCGTCAGGCGCCTGATTTCAGCTGAACCGGTCGCCGCTCCTGCTAACCGTTTTAGGTGTCGCGTGAGAACGCGAACGTATGTCCACCGACGAATTCGTCGTCCCGCCGGCACTCGAACCCGGTGACAAGGTTGCGATCGTCGCCACCTCCTCCGGTGCGGCGGCGACGTTCCCGCACGTGTACGAACTGGGACTCGAGCGAATCCGCGAGGCGTTCGACCTCGAACCGATCGAGTACCCGACCGCGACGGCGGATCAGGAGACGCTGTCCGCCGACCCCGAGATGCGGGCCCGCGACATCGAGGAGGCCTTCCGTGACCCCGAGATATCGGGCGTCATCACGACGCTCGGCGGCGACGACCAGATCCGCTTCGTCGATCAGCTCGACCCCGACGTCCTCCGCGAGAACCCGACACGGTTCTTCGGCTACAGCGACAACACGATCCTCGCGTCGTACCTCTGGCAACAGGGAATCGTCTCGTACTACGGCCCGAGCGTCCTGACCGAGTTCGCGATGCAGGGCTCGATGTTCGATCACACCGTCGAGTACAGCCGGCGGGCGCTGTTCGAGGAGTCGATCGGCGAGATCGGCCCCGCCGAGTTCTTCTCCGATCACGACCTCAACTGGGCCGATCCCGACAACCTCGAGCGACGCCGGGAGACGGAGCCGTCGGACGGCTGGCGCTGGGCCGGCGGGAGCGACGACGCGACCGGGCCCGTGACCGGGCGCACCTGGGGCGGCTGCCTGACCGTGCTGGATCAGTTACTCGCCGCCAACGTCGCGGTGCCCGAGCCTGCGGACGTCGACGGCGACATCTTGCTCCTCGAGACGTCGGAAGTGATGCCGGAACCCTGGTACGCTCGACAGTTCCTCATCGCGATGGGCGAGCGCGGGCTCCTGGAGCGCTTCGACGGCGTGATCGTGGGTCGGGCGAAGGCCCGAAACGCGTTCGAGGAGCCGCCCGCCGACGAACGGGTGGCCTATCGGGACGAACTCCGGGAGGCGATCGAAGCGACGATCGCGCTCTACAACCCCGACGTGCCGATCGTCTTCGACGTCGAGTTCGGCCACTGCGCGCCGACGGTGCCCGTCCCCGTGGGTGCGATGGCGACGATCGATCCCGCCGAAGCGCGTATTTCGTTCGATGGGGCGTGAGGGCCGCAGCTCGAATCCAGCGGACTGTCCTGGGCGACGGCTTGCCACGTCGATCGTGAGGAGAACGGGTGCGGTATCCGACGGCTGGTGGCGGCGTCGGTCGGGTCGCTATCGGAGTTCGCGCTCGTGACCGCCCGGCCCCACGCTGGGGAGGACGGGTCGGCTGGCTGGCTGTCCCGCCCCGTCGTGTGCGCCGACGAGGTGTCTGGCGAGTTCTTCCTGTGTATGATTCCTGCAGAGGTGATCTTCGAGGGTGCGATCCGGGGCGAGTGTCGTCTCGCAGACCGGACAGTCGACGGCTGGTTCGAATGCCATTACTGAAATTGCGTTCAGCGGACCCACCGATATGGATGTAGCTTGCATATGCGGCGCCGGTGTCGCGCCCGTCGCGGACGGGAGAGGGCGACACCGGCGTCCGCCGCCCGAATCGTCCTTCGGTCGTTTTATCTTCGGGCTTCCCCTGTCTCCCGGTATGACCGAGGCCGACGCCGAGACGGAGTCGTCGCCGGATCCGACCGGCATCTGGATCGAGAAGTACCGGCCGGAGTCGCTGGACGACGTCAAGGGTCACGAGAACATCGTGCCACGTCTGCGCAAGTACGTCGAGCAGGACGATCTGCCCCACCTCATGTTCGCGGGCCCGGCCGGCGTCGGAAAGACCGCGAGTGCCGGTGCCATCGCCCGGGAACTCTACGGCGAGGACTGGCGCGAACACTTCCTCGAACTCAACGCGTCCGACGAACGCGGGATCGACGTGGTTCGCGACCGGATCAAGAATTTCGCGCGCTCTTCCTTCGGCGGCGTCAAGTACCGCATCATCTTCCTGGACGAGGCCGACGCGCTGACCTCAGACGCCCAGTCCGCGCTGCGCCGGACGATGGAGCAGTTCTCGCACAACACCCGCTTCATCCTCTCGTGTAACTACTCGAGCCAGATCATCGATCCAATCCAGTCGCGGTGTGCCGTCTTTCGCTTCACGGAACTCTCCGACGAGGCCATCGAGGCCCAGACCCGCGAAATCGCCGAGACGGAGGGCATCTCGCTGACCGACGACGGCGTCGACGCGCTCGTCTACGCCGCCGCGGGCGACATGCGAAAGGCCATCAACGGGTTGCAGGCGGCCGCCGTCATGGGCGAGGAAGTCGACGAGGCGGCCGTCTTCGCGATCACGTCGACGGCGCGGCCGGAGGAGGTCGAGAAGATGGTCGACCAGGCGATCGGCGGCGACTTCACCGCCGCGCGGGCGACGCTCGAGGACCTGCTGACCGACCGCGGCCTCGCCGGCGGCGACGTCATCGACCAGCTGCACCGCTCGGCCTGGGAGTTCGACCTCGGCGAGCACGAGACCGTCCGACTCCTGGAGCGGCTGGGCGAGGTAGACTACCGGATCACCGAGGGCGCGAACGAGCGCCTGCAGCTAGAGGCCATGCTGGCGCACCTGGCGCTCGCGAGTGACGAGTGAGGGAGTTGTTTTTTGCGTCGCGGATCGGGCCGTGTTCACGCGCCGAGCTGGAAGTCGAATCGCGCGCCGCCTGCCTCGCTCTCTTCGGCTGAGACCGACCAGCCGTGGCCCGCGGCGATCTCGCTGACGATCGAGAGGCCGAGGCCGGTGCCGTCGTGGCTCGTCGTGTAGCCGGAGTCGAACAGCCGATCGAGGTCGACCTCGTCGCCGAAGCCGCAGCCGTCGTCGACCACCGCGAAGCCGTCTGGCGTGTCCGCGACGGTGATCGTGAGGTCCTGCCCGTCGCCGTCGGGCGTGCCGTGTTCGACGCAGTTGCGAACGAGGTTCTCGAGGAGCTGTCGGAGGCGACTCCGGTCGGCCTCGACGGTGGCCGTCGTCGACAGGTCGAGCGTCGCCGCGCCGGTGTCGACGTTCGCCCAGGCATCGCTGGCGACGGCGGGGAGGTCGACGGGTGCCGTCTCCGTGACTTCGCCGCCTTCACGGGCGAGTGTGAGGACGTCCTCGACGATGTCGAACGACCGGTCGATGCCGCGTTCGGCTTCCTCGAGCAGCGAGAGGTCGTCAGTCTCTCTGGCCTGTTCGATGTAGCCCGCGGCGACGGACAGCGGGTTGCG containing:
- the tenA gene encoding thiaminase II, whose protein sequence is MAFSDELLDAGAEIWEAQYEHPFVTELADGTLDPDAFRHWVEQDYRYLLDYARTFAIAATKARQEERMAGLLNVAHTTLHTEMDFHREFAADYGIPREDLDSTVKAPTCVAYTNFLVRTAHEGTLPEIAAAVYPCGQGYLDVAEHMAELADEEHRYTPFIEMYTSDEFYEVADWLRTLVDDCAERNPGEREAMREAFLTSARLEHEFWEMCYQKEKLF
- a CDS encoding replication factor C small subunit produces the protein MTEADAETESSPDPTGIWIEKYRPESLDDVKGHENIVPRLRKYVEQDDLPHLMFAGPAGVGKTASAGAIARELYGEDWREHFLELNASDERGIDVVRDRIKNFARSSFGGVKYRIIFLDEADALTSDAQSALRRTMEQFSHNTRFILSCNYSSQIIDPIQSRCAVFRFTELSDEAIEAQTREIAETEGISLTDDGVDALVYAAAGDMRKAINGLQAAAVMGEEVDEAAVFAITSTARPEEVEKMVDQAIGGDFTAARATLEDLLTDRGLAGGDVIDQLHRSAWEFDLGEHETVRLLERLGEVDYRITEGANERLQLEAMLAHLALASDE
- a CDS encoding S66 family peptidase, with translation MSTDEFVVPPALEPGDKVAIVATSSGAAATFPHVYELGLERIREAFDLEPIEYPTATADQETLSADPEMRARDIEEAFRDPEISGVITTLGGDDQIRFVDQLDPDVLRENPTRFFGYSDNTILASYLWQQGIVSYYGPSVLTEFAMQGSMFDHTVEYSRRALFEESIGEIGPAEFFSDHDLNWADPDNLERRRETEPSDGWRWAGGSDDATGPVTGRTWGGCLTVLDQLLAANVAVPEPADVDGDILLLETSEVMPEPWYARQFLIAMGERGLLERFDGVIVGRAKARNAFEEPPADERVAYRDELREAIEATIALYNPDVPIVFDVEFGHCAPTVPVPVGAMATIDPAEARISFDGA